A region from the Microcebus murinus isolate Inina chromosome 27, M.murinus_Inina_mat1.0, whole genome shotgun sequence genome encodes:
- the LMNB2 gene encoding lamin-B2 isoform X2, translating to MSPPSPGRRREPRRPRAAAAAMATPLSGRAGGPATPLSPTRLSRLQEKEELRELNDRLAHYIDRVRALELENDRLLLKISEKEEVTTREVSGIKALYESELADARRVLDETARERARLQIELGKLRAELEEVNKSAKKREGELTVAQGRVKDLESLFHRSEVELAAALSDKHSLESDVAELRAQLAKAEDGHAVAKKQLEKETLMRVDLENRCQSLQEELDFRKNVFEEEVRETRRRHERRLVEVDSSRQQEYDFKMAQALEELRSQHDEQVRLYRQELEQTYQAKLDNAKLSSDQNDKAASAAREELKEARMRVEALSYQLSSLQKQASAAEDRIRELEEAVAGERDKFRKMLDAKEQEMTEMRDVMQQQLAEYQELLDVKLALDMEISAYRKLLEGEEERLKLSPSPSSRITISRATSSSSGSSVALAGRAGRSKRKRLEAEESPGSSSSGLGTGSSSSFHLAQQASALGSVTIEEVDLEGKFVQLKNNSDKDQSLGNWRIKRQILEGDEIAYKFTPKYVLRAGQTVTVWAAGAGVAHSPPSTLVWKSQTSWGAGESFRTVLVNADGEEVAVRAVKQSSVARENENGEEEEEEEEEEAEFGEEDLFHQQGDPRTTSRGCCVM from the exons ATGAGCCCGCCGAGCCCGGGCCGCCGTCGGGAGCCGCGCAGGCcgcgagccgccgccgccgccatggCCACGCCGCTGTCCGGCCGCGCGGGCGGGCCCGCCACGCCGCTGTCGCCCACGCGCCTGTCGCGGCTGCAGGAGAAGGAGGAGCTGCGGGAGCTCAACGACCGCCTGGCGCACTACATCGACCGCGTCCGCGCGCTCGAGCTCGAGAACGACCGGCTGCTGCTCAAGATCTCCGAGAAGGAGGAGGTGACCACGCGCGAG GTGAGCGGCATCAAGGCGCTGTACGAGTCGGAGCTGGCTGACGCCCGGAGGGTCCTGGACGAGACGGCCCGAGAGCGCGCCCGGCTACAGATCgaactggggaaactgagggccgAGCTGGAGGAGGTCAACAAGAG CGCCAAGAAGAGGGAGGGCGAGCTCACGGTGGCCCAGGGCCGCGTAAAGGACCTGGAGTCCCTGTTCCACCGGAGCGAGGTGGAGCTGGCTGCCGCCCTCAGTGACAAGCACAGCCTGGAGAGCGACGTGGCCGAGCTGCGGGCCCAGCTGGCCAAG GCAGAGGATGGTCACGCGGTGGCCAAAAAGCAGCTGGAGAAGGAGACGCTGATGCGCGTGGACCTGGAGAACCGCTGCCAGAGCCTGCAGGAGGAGCTCGACTTCCGGAAGAACGTGTTTGAGGAG GAGGTGCGGGAGACGCGGCGGCGGCACGAGCGGCGTCTGGTGGAGGTGGACAGCAGCCGGCAGCAGGAGTACGACTTCAAGATGGCGCAGGCACTGGAGGAGCTGCGCAGCCAGCACGACGAGCAAGTGCGGCTGTACCGCCAGGAGCTGGAGCAGACCTACCAGGCCAAG CTGGACAACGCCAAGCTGAGCTCCGACCAGAACGACAAGGCAGCCAGCGCCGCCCGCGAGGAGCTGAAGGAGGCCCGCATGCGCGTCGAGGCCCTCAGCTACCAGctctccagcctccagaagcAG GCGAGTGCCGCCGAGGACCGCATccgggagctggaggaggccgtGGCCGGGGAGCGGGACAAGTTCCGGAAGATGCTGGATGCCAAGGAGCAGGAGATGACGGAGATGCGCGACGTGATGCAGCAGCAGCTGGCCGAGTACCAGGAGCTGCTGGACGTGAAGCTGGCCCTGGACATGGAGATCAGTGCCTACCGCAAGCTGCTGGAGGGCGAGGAGGAGAG gcTGAAGCTGTCCCCCAGCCCGTCCTCGCGCATCACCATCTCGAGGGCCACCTcgagcagcagtggcagcagcgtGGCGCTGGCTGGACGTGCGGGCCGCAGCAAGCGGAAGCGGCTGGAGGCAGAAGAGTCCCCGGGCAGCAGCTCGAGCGGCCTGGGCacgggcagcagcagcagctttcACCTGGCCCAGCAGGCCTCGGCCTTGGGCAGCGTCACCATCGAGGAGGTGGACCTGGAGGGCAAGTTCGTGCAGCTGAAGAACAACTCAGACAAG GATCAGTCTCTGGGGAACTGGAGGATCAAGAGGCAGATCTTGGAGGGGGACGAGATTGCCTACAAGTTCACGCCCAAGTATGTCCTGCGGGCCGGCCAGACAGTCACG GTGTGGGCAGCTGGTGCAGGGGTGGCCCACAGCCCCCCGTCGACCCTCGTGTGGAAGAGCCAGACCAGCTGGGGCGCCGGGGAGAGCTTCCGCACCGTCCTGGTCAACGCCGACGGAGAG GAAGTGGCCGTGAGGGCTGTGAAGCAGTCTTCGGTGGCACGGGAGAATGAgaacggggaggaggaggaggaggaggaggaggaggaggcggagttTGGCGAGGAGGACCTCTTCCACCAGCAG GGGGACCCGAGGACCACCTCGAGAGGCTGTTGCGTGATGTGA
- the LMNB2 gene encoding lamin-B2 isoform X1, translated as MARAECPGPGPSCAHCPGRAAGRRMSLQLRSGAQLRPGPVSVWAAAGGGQKAARGVAGEPMSGLEPEREPGGTPAMGPLRRPASEPVKTPWREPARRPLSAPARGLGPTGEPVRGPGPTGEPVRGPGPTGEPVRGPGPEPARGPGERLVKEPESTGEPVEAPKGGPLKTPTRRATRRARKTLLMELVQGPQRKPVKTAPLKKPMGGPGKRSARGAGRRPLQRPKKKPVKKGSLKPPLRKGPSRGTGQRTRPAWGAEVRETRRRHERRLVEVDSSRQQEYDFKMAQALEELRSQHDEQVRLYRQELEQTYQAKLDNAKLSSDQNDKAASAAREELKEARMRVEALSYQLSSLQKQASAAEDRIRELEEAVAGERDKFRKMLDAKEQEMTEMRDVMQQQLAEYQELLDVKLALDMEISAYRKLLEGEEERLKLSPSPSSRITISRATSSSSGSSVALAGRAGRSKRKRLEAEESPGSSSSGLGTGSSSSFHLAQQASALGSVTIEEVDLEGKFVQLKNNSDKDQSLGNWRIKRQILEGDEIAYKFTPKYVLRAGQTVTVWAAGAGVAHSPPSTLVWKSQTSWGAGESFRTVLVNADGEEVAVRAVKQSSVARENENGEEEEEEEEEEAEFGEEDLFHQQGDPRTTSRGCCVM; from the exons ATGGCCAGAGCGGAATGTCCGGGGCCAGGCCCCTCCTGCGCACACTGCCCAGGAAGAGCTGCTGGCAGGAGGATGTCCTTGCAGCTCAGGAGCGGGGCCCAGCTGCGGCCAGGCCCAGTGAGCGTGTGGGCCGCCGCAGGAGGCGGGCAGAAGGCCGCCAGGGGTGTTGCGGGTGAGCCCATGAGCGGGCTTGAGCCGGAGAGGGAACCTGGGGGCACCCCTGCAATGGGTCCCTTAAGGAGACCCGCGAGTGAGCCAGTGAAGACACCCTGGAGGGAGCCTGCCCGCAGACCCCTGAGCGCACCTGCTAGGGGACTCGGACCCACGGGGGAACCAGTGAGGGGACCCGGACCTACGGGAGAACCAGTGAGGGGACCCGGACCCACGGGGGAACCAGTGAGGGGACCCGGACCCGAGCCTGCGCGGGGACCTGGGGAGAGACTGGTGAAGGAGCCGGAGTCCACGGGGGAGCCTGTGGAGGCGCCCAAGGGGGGACCACTGAAGACACCCACGAGGAGAGCCACGAGGAGAGCGCGGAAGACGCTCCTGATGGAGCTGGTGCAGGGCCCGCAGAGGAAGCCCGTGAAGACAGCGCCCTTGAAGAAGCCCATGGGGGGGCCTGGGAAGAGGTCTgcgaggggagcagggaggaggccccTGCAGCGACCGAAGAAGAAACCTGTGAAAAAGGGGTCCCTGAAGCCCCCCCTGAGGAAGGGGCCCTCGAGGGGCACGGGGCAGAGGACGAGGCCTGCGTGGGGTGCG GAGGTGCGGGAGACGCGGCGGCGGCACGAGCGGCGTCTGGTGGAGGTGGACAGCAGCCGGCAGCAGGAGTACGACTTCAAGATGGCGCAGGCACTGGAGGAGCTGCGCAGCCAGCACGACGAGCAAGTGCGGCTGTACCGCCAGGAGCTGGAGCAGACCTACCAGGCCAAG CTGGACAACGCCAAGCTGAGCTCCGACCAGAACGACAAGGCAGCCAGCGCCGCCCGCGAGGAGCTGAAGGAGGCCCGCATGCGCGTCGAGGCCCTCAGCTACCAGctctccagcctccagaagcAG GCGAGTGCCGCCGAGGACCGCATccgggagctggaggaggccgtGGCCGGGGAGCGGGACAAGTTCCGGAAGATGCTGGATGCCAAGGAGCAGGAGATGACGGAGATGCGCGACGTGATGCAGCAGCAGCTGGCCGAGTACCAGGAGCTGCTGGACGTGAAGCTGGCCCTGGACATGGAGATCAGTGCCTACCGCAAGCTGCTGGAGGGCGAGGAGGAGAG gcTGAAGCTGTCCCCCAGCCCGTCCTCGCGCATCACCATCTCGAGGGCCACCTcgagcagcagtggcagcagcgtGGCGCTGGCTGGACGTGCGGGCCGCAGCAAGCGGAAGCGGCTGGAGGCAGAAGAGTCCCCGGGCAGCAGCTCGAGCGGCCTGGGCacgggcagcagcagcagctttcACCTGGCCCAGCAGGCCTCGGCCTTGGGCAGCGTCACCATCGAGGAGGTGGACCTGGAGGGCAAGTTCGTGCAGCTGAAGAACAACTCAGACAAG GATCAGTCTCTGGGGAACTGGAGGATCAAGAGGCAGATCTTGGAGGGGGACGAGATTGCCTACAAGTTCACGCCCAAGTATGTCCTGCGGGCCGGCCAGACAGTCACG GTGTGGGCAGCTGGTGCAGGGGTGGCCCACAGCCCCCCGTCGACCCTCGTGTGGAAGAGCCAGACCAGCTGGGGCGCCGGGGAGAGCTTCCGCACCGTCCTGGTCAACGCCGACGGAGAG GAAGTGGCCGTGAGGGCTGTGAAGCAGTCTTCGGTGGCACGGGAGAATGAgaacggggaggaggaggaggaggaggaggaggaggaggcggagttTGGCGAGGAGGACCTCTTCCACCAGCAG GGGGACCCGAGGACCACCTCGAGAGGCTGTTGCGTGATGTGA